The Saccharopolyspora gloriosae genome has a segment encoding these proteins:
- a CDS encoding glycoside hydrolase family 172 protein, translating to MSGYGTFGSSLRDLPRLRQSRRGRVSSWDQTGGNTDNIRLQPGESRELARLTGPGAVTHIWCTVAVEDGPHRPEVEGDYLRRLVLKVTWDDAAHPSVLVPLGDFFGIGHGLTENFTSAPLQMSPQDGKGFNCWFAMPFAEGARFELISEMSLKPVIFYYYIDYEQYQQADPELGYFHAQWRREDPTDGVEQGDQTNDEFLFGGINLDGTGNYTILEAEGRGHYVGSVLNVHNLRSTTDWNWYGEGDDMIFIDGEPWPPRLHGTGTEDYFNTAWCPSQPYHAPYHGLTLPGGRNWSGQVSYYRFHVEDPITFDSSIRVSIEHGHANKRSDDISSVAYWYQTLPSKPFGLLPVHDRLPHPL from the coding sequence ATGTCCGGGTACGGGACGTTCGGGAGCAGCCTGCGGGATCTGCCGAGGCTCCGGCAGTCCAGGCGGGGACGGGTGTCGAGCTGGGACCAGACCGGCGGGAACACCGACAACATCCGGCTGCAGCCGGGGGAGAGCCGCGAACTCGCGCGCCTCACCGGGCCGGGGGCGGTGACCCACATCTGGTGCACCGTCGCCGTGGAGGACGGGCCGCACCGGCCCGAGGTGGAGGGCGACTACCTGCGCAGACTCGTTCTCAAGGTGACCTGGGACGACGCGGCGCATCCGAGCGTGCTGGTGCCGCTGGGGGATTTCTTCGGCATCGGCCACGGGCTCACCGAGAACTTCACGTCCGCGCCGCTGCAGATGAGCCCGCAGGACGGCAAGGGGTTCAACTGCTGGTTCGCGATGCCGTTCGCCGAAGGCGCCCGATTCGAGTTGATCAGCGAGATGAGCCTCAAACCGGTGATCTTCTACTACTACATCGACTACGAGCAGTATCAGCAGGCCGACCCGGAACTCGGCTACTTCCACGCCCAGTGGCGTCGCGAAGACCCGACCGACGGCGTGGAACAGGGCGATCAGACCAACGACGAGTTCCTGTTCGGCGGCATCAACCTCGACGGGACCGGCAACTACACGATCCTGGAGGCCGAGGGGCGCGGGCACTACGTCGGCTCGGTGCTCAACGTGCACAACCTGCGCTCCACGACCGACTGGAACTGGTACGGCGAGGGCGACGACATGATCTTCATCGACGGCGAGCCGTGGCCGCCGCGGCTGCACGGCACCGGGACGGAGGACTACTTCAACACCGCCTGGTGTCCCAGCCAGCCGTACCACGCGCCGTACCACGGGCTCACGTTGCCGGGCGGGCGGAACTGGAGCGGGCAGGTGTCCTACTACCGGTTCCACGTGGAGGACCCGATCACCTTCGACTCCTCGATCCGGGTCAGCATCGAGCACGGTCACGCGAACAAGCGCAGCGACGACATCTCCTCGGTCGCCTACTGGTACCAGACCCTCCCGTCGAAACCCTTCGGCCTGCTCCCGGTGCACGACCGCCTGCCCCACCCGCTCTGA
- a CDS encoding dihydroorotate dehydrogenase: MSVAQERNLRLVRDEPRAPAVRLGDIHLRNRLVTSSSLLGYGVANSSLVPYGMSPISKFVPLDRFGAITTRTVTVEPREGHFTTQDVWPLHEVPALLKRYGQALRQVDGGWLNAFGWCNVGIDAYLRDYYPRTRGQNTIISVGGFSPEEFVTLVDKVNKAVPAGDIAAVEFNVSCHNVNFDFNAIIEQVLAQAVPRSNHPVILKLSSDYDYIGHAKLAAKHGVSALTAINTVKGLRLDPNTGQPLLKNGFGGLSGRAIKPIGLRVVKELRDSGSKLPIIATGGIRSFDDCREYFWAGADAVSMGSASWFASYPGYALSPVHAARIRGVLRRIEHYRPPNG; encoded by the coding sequence GTGAGCGTGGCCCAGGAGCGAAACCTTCGGCTGGTGCGGGACGAACCCCGTGCGCCCGCCGTCCGGCTCGGTGACATCCACCTGCGCAACCGGCTGGTCACCTCGTCCAGCCTGCTGGGCTACGGCGTCGCGAACTCGAGCCTGGTGCCCTACGGCATGAGCCCCATTTCGAAGTTCGTGCCGCTGGACCGCTTCGGCGCGATCACCACCCGCACCGTCACCGTCGAGCCGCGCGAGGGGCACTTCACCACGCAGGACGTGTGGCCGCTGCACGAGGTCCCCGCGCTGCTCAAGCGCTACGGCCAGGCGTTGCGGCAGGTCGACGGCGGCTGGTTGAACGCGTTCGGCTGGTGCAACGTCGGCATCGACGCCTACCTGCGGGACTACTACCCGCGCACCCGTGGCCAGAACACGATCATCTCGGTGGGCGGGTTCTCCCCCGAGGAGTTCGTCACGCTAGTCGACAAGGTCAACAAGGCGGTGCCCGCCGGGGACATCGCCGCCGTCGAGTTCAACGTGTCCTGCCACAACGTGAACTTCGACTTCAACGCCATCATCGAGCAGGTGCTGGCGCAGGCGGTGCCGCGCAGCAACCACCCGGTGATCCTGAAGCTCTCCTCGGACTACGACTACATCGGCCACGCCAAGCTCGCCGCCAAGCACGGCGTCTCCGCGCTGACCGCGATCAACACCGTGAAGGGCCTGCGGCTGGACCCGAACACCGGGCAGCCGCTGCTGAAGAACGGTTTCGGCGGGCTCTCCGGCCGCGCGATCAAGCCGATCGGGCTGCGCGTGGTGAAGGAACTGCGCGACTCCGGTTCGAAGCTGCCGATCATCGCCACCGGCGGCATCCGCAGCTTCGACGACTGCCGCGAGTACTTCTGGGCCGGCGCCGACGCGGTGAGCATGGGCAGCGCCAGCTGGTTCGCCAGCTACCCCGGCTACGCGCTCTCCCCGGTGCACGCCGCCCGCATCCGGGGCGTCCTGCGCCGCATCGAGCACTACCGCCCGCCGAACGGCTGA